The following coding sequences are from one Phycisphaeraceae bacterium window:
- a CDS encoding glycosyltransferase — protein sequence MRICLVSREAYPFIGGGIAAYVAEIGSALVAAGHELHLLTYPYESLTTRGADALPGVVFHSVDTSDGPAAIPGAYFCEAAQYAMAVYSTLKGLHEIHRFDYIEFPEYRGEGYFALRAKRTLGHFEGAVLGVRLHTPLYLCHDLDLQSSLSLEIEILRHMEIRSAANADVLLSASRSMMDRMLCEMGDEAPPESAQSRVVLPLPVHLDTLSERMGVDLVEAKRPVPVTTAGHATRTVLYFGRLQLIKGVVELVEAGKRLLERGLDLRFLLVGGDTLSGPFGRSMLAHLEKLVQGPWRDRFEFAGQYPRERLGPAIRQAAVCCLPSRWESFSMACIEAMSLGAVVVAGDAGGLGEIIEDGKNGVKFAAGEAASLEQALLRALEDESLRATIAANAPKRAFEISDSASIVRGLGEAIAAARPMTAREERRAAAAAARRARAEGPDLTVVIPFYNVGHYLPETLDSIHAQTHRDFDLIIVNDGSTEPHSLRLLADLERDGYRVVHKPNGGLGSARNAGFHAARSKWIIPIDGDDLAHPTMVEKLLGAIKRGDPVGGLASVSPMFVSFTDRHENLVSGYAPMAFDRDLLLARNIAGPGGGSILDRQAVLDVGGYDEWLTSYEDWDMWCRLAKTGRRGVALPEFLLYYRLRPGSLMRAEAIPRNQALKSYLLSKHADMALSPSRVLRLEHAEAERYKALAALRESQAHDLEARLHASATLDGADPIARTRAEIRARELIDQNIRYRMVDKVNTAMKAIRIQRPVKRLLRMRPGR from the coding sequence ATGCGGATTTGTCTGGTCTCACGCGAGGCCTACCCGTTCATCGGCGGCGGTATCGCGGCGTACGTCGCGGAAATCGGCAGCGCCCTCGTTGCCGCGGGACATGAGCTGCACCTGCTGACGTATCCGTATGAAAGCCTGACGACCCGCGGCGCGGACGCCCTCCCCGGCGTCGTCTTCCACTCCGTGGACACCAGCGACGGCCCCGCGGCGATTCCCGGCGCCTACTTCTGCGAAGCCGCCCAGTACGCCATGGCCGTGTACTCGACGCTCAAGGGGCTCCACGAGATCCACCGCTTCGATTACATCGAGTTCCCGGAGTACCGCGGCGAGGGATACTTCGCCCTGCGGGCCAAGCGCACGCTCGGCCACTTCGAGGGCGCGGTGCTTGGCGTCCGCCTCCACACGCCGCTGTACCTCTGCCACGACCTGGACCTGCAGTCCTCGCTCTCGCTCGAGATCGAGATCCTGAGGCACATGGAGATCCGCTCGGCCGCCAACGCCGATGTGCTCCTCTCGGCCAGCCGATCGATGATGGATCGCATGCTCTGCGAGATGGGGGACGAGGCGCCGCCGGAATCGGCTCAATCCCGCGTGGTGCTCCCTCTGCCTGTTCACCTCGACACGCTATCGGAGCGGATGGGCGTGGATCTTGTGGAGGCCAAACGCCCGGTCCCCGTCACCACCGCCGGCCACGCGACCAGGACGGTGCTGTACTTCGGCCGGCTGCAACTGATCAAGGGGGTTGTGGAGCTTGTCGAGGCGGGCAAGCGGCTCCTGGAGCGGGGACTGGATCTCCGGTTCCTGCTTGTCGGCGGCGACACGCTCAGCGGCCCGTTCGGCCGGAGCATGCTCGCACACCTCGAAAAACTCGTCCAGGGCCCGTGGCGTGACCGGTTCGAGTTCGCCGGCCAGTACCCACGCGAGAGGCTCGGCCCTGCGATCCGGCAGGCCGCGGTCTGCTGCCTCCCCTCGCGATGGGAGTCATTCTCGATGGCCTGCATCGAGGCGATGTCGCTGGGCGCCGTCGTCGTCGCGGGGGACGCGGGCGGCCTGGGCGAGATCATCGAGGACGGCAAGAACGGCGTGAAGTTCGCCGCCGGCGAGGCCGCCTCGCTCGAGCAGGCGCTGCTCCGCGCCCTCGAAGACGAATCCCTCCGCGCCACCATTGCCGCGAACGCCCCCAAGCGGGCCTTCGAGATCAGCGACTCGGCGTCGATCGTCCGCGGCCTGGGCGAGGCCATCGCCGCCGCCCGCCCGATGACCGCCCGCGAGGAGCGTCGCGCGGCCGCCGCGGCGGCCCGCCGGGCGCGCGCCGAGGGGCCAGACCTGACGGTGGTCATCCCGTTCTACAACGTCGGCCACTACCTGCCCGAGACGCTCGACTCGATCCACGCCCAGACGCACCGCGATTTCGACCTGATCATCGTCAACGACGGCTCCACCGAACCGCACAGCCTCCGCCTGCTGGCCGACCTGGAACGCGACGGCTACCGCGTCGTTCACAAGCCCAATGGCGGCCTCGGCTCGGCGCGAAACGCGGGGTTCCACGCCGCTCGCAGCAAGTGGATCATCCCCATCGACGGCGACGACCTGGCGCACCCGACCATGGTCGAGAAACTGCTGGGCGCGATCAAGCGGGGCGACCCCGTCGGCGGCCTCGCCTCGGTGAGCCCGATGTTCGTCTCGTTCACCGACCGGCACGAGAACCTGGTCTCGGGCTACGCGCCGATGGCCTTCGACCGCGACCTGCTGCTGGCGCGGAACATCGCCGGGCCCGGCGGCGGATCGATCCTTGATCGCCAGGCCGTGCTCGATGTCGGCGGCTACGACGAGTGGCTGACCAGCTACGAGGACTGGGACATGTGGTGCCGCCTGGCCAAGACCGGCCGGCGCGGCGTCGCACTCCCCGAGTTCCTCCTCTACTACCGCCTCCGCCCGGGGTCGCTGATGCGCGCCGAGGCCATCCCCCGCAACCAGGCGCTCAAGTCCTACCTGCTCTCGAAGCACGCCGACATGGCCCTCTCGCCCTCGCGCGTCCTCCGGCTCGAGCACGCCGAGGCCGAGCGGTACAAGGCCCTCGCCGCACTCCGCGAATCCCAGGCGCACGACCTCGAGGCCCGCCTGCACGCCTCCGCCACACTCGACGGCGCCGACCCGATCGCCCGCACCCGCGCCGAGATCCGCGCCCGCGAACTCATCGACCAGAACATCCGCTACCGGATGGTCGACAAGGTGAACACCGCGATGAAGGCCATCCGGATCCAGCGCCCCGTCAAACGGCTGCTCAGGATGCGACCGGGGCGCTGA